One genomic segment of Streptococcus salivarius includes these proteins:
- a CDS encoding cation:proton antiporter, with the protein MHLSLALLVLLFSLILSNVINRVFPRLPLPLIQIIFGVGIGLLLKGRAFELETELFLAFIIAPLLFREGEESDITSILRNWKLILFLIFPVIFVSTLGIGYLAKAVLPASVPLSACLAIGAALGPTDLVAYSAISKRFSFPKWISYILQGEGLLNDASGLVAFQVAVTALTTGTFSLLGASWNLVISVLGGFLIGLITALFNRLFLTILDNMDAADVTGALLLELVLPISSYFVAEEIHASGIIAVVVAGISLASRFKKITVFDAKLDSVSHTIWGTITFMLNGMVFFLLGTELPTLAAPVLRSSTYDNLWMLLAIILLTATMFGIRFVMISAVFAQRAWRAKRSLKKIWKGSTLLTFSGVKGTVSIATILLLPVANMTALEHSLLLFTVAGVTLLSFLTGILVLPKLATGPAHTTNHYMQIAILNDVVGELEKDLKQSTNQGAVYATIDNYNQRLEDLILEQESNDVKEELANIRVMIMEIESEGLEYAYKKGKISELEYNLYQRYIKGLERRINRGFVSSLSYALAVFVRGLRRLLHLALTFKFRIDQDDTRRGPRLTEENRDHMTELYLTNTEQILEALSNLEGVYHSDLLSYLKRSRLQEAEIIQSGAFVERVITHLHPDNIDEMLRGYYLERKVINEYEQAELISSRYAKQLRKEVNTLEDYSLKETSNTLTYDMINLARGRA; encoded by the coding sequence ATGCATTTATCATTAGCTTTGCTTGTTCTTCTTTTTAGCTTGATTTTATCGAACGTTATCAATCGTGTCTTTCCACGTCTTCCCCTACCTTTGATTCAAATTATTTTTGGGGTTGGTATTGGTTTACTTTTAAAGGGACGCGCTTTCGAGCTTGAAACAGAACTTTTCCTAGCTTTCATTATTGCTCCCTTGCTGTTTCGTGAGGGTGAAGAAAGTGATATCACTAGTATTCTACGTAACTGGAAACTCATTCTATTTTTGATTTTCCCAGTTATCTTTGTGTCTACCTTGGGAATCGGTTATCTTGCTAAGGCCGTCTTGCCTGCTTCGGTACCCTTGTCTGCCTGCCTAGCCATCGGTGCCGCCCTTGGACCAACGGATTTGGTTGCCTATTCCGCTATTTCCAAACGTTTCAGTTTTCCAAAGTGGATTAGCTATATTTTGCAGGGTGAAGGTCTTCTGAACGACGCCTCTGGCTTGGTTGCCTTTCAGGTGGCAGTGACTGCATTGACAACAGGGACCTTCTCCCTCCTTGGTGCGAGCTGGAATTTGGTTATTTCTGTGCTTGGTGGTTTTTTAATTGGCTTGATTACAGCCTTATTTAATCGCCTCTTTTTGACCATTTTGGACAATATGGATGCTGCAGATGTCACAGGTGCTCTCTTACTAGAGTTGGTACTACCGATTTCCTCTTACTTTGTAGCCGAGGAAATTCATGCTTCTGGAATTATTGCCGTTGTCGTAGCAGGGATTTCGCTTGCCAGTCGGTTCAAAAAAATCACCGTTTTTGATGCCAAGTTGGATAGTGTTTCTCATACGATTTGGGGAACCATTACCTTCATGCTTAATGGTATGGTCTTTTTCCTCTTGGGAACAGAACTTCCAACCCTAGCAGCCCCAGTACTGCGTAGCAGCACTTACGATAATCTCTGGATGCTTCTTGCTATCATCCTTTTAACAGCGACCATGTTTGGCATTCGCTTTGTTATGATTAGTGCAGTATTTGCCCAAAGAGCTTGGAGGGCCAAACGATCACTAAAAAAAATCTGGAAGGGTTCTACTCTGTTAACCTTTTCAGGTGTTAAAGGAACGGTTTCCATTGCAACCATCCTTTTGCTTCCGGTTGCCAATATGACGGCTTTGGAACATAGTCTCTTGCTCTTTACGGTAGCGGGTGTCACTTTATTAAGTTTCTTAACAGGGATTTTAGTCCTACCTAAGCTAGCCACTGGACCAGCCCACACGACCAACCATTATATGCAGATTGCCATTCTTAATGATGTGGTCGGCGAGTTGGAAAAAGATCTAAAACAGTCAACTAATCAAGGAGCTGTCTATGCTACGATTGACAACTACAATCAACGCTTGGAAGATTTAATCTTGGAGCAGGAATCAAATGATGTCAAAGAAGAGTTGGCCAATATTCGAGTAATGATTATGGAAATCGAGAGTGAGGGTCTGGAATATGCCTACAAGAAGGGGAAGATTTCAGAACTCGAATACAATCTCTACCAACGTTATATCAAGGGCTTGGAACGTCGTATCAACCGTGGTTTTGTCTCTAGCCTTTCTTACGCCCTAGCTGTCTTTGTGCGTGGCCTTCGTAGATTGTTGCACTTAGCTCTTACTTTCAAGTTTCGTATTGATCAGGATGATACTAGAAGAGGTCCTAGGTTGACGGAAGAAAACCGCGACCATATGACTGAGCTCTATTTGACAAATACTGAGCAGATTTTGGAAGCCTTGAGTAATCTGGAAGGTGTTTATCACTCAGATCTCTTGTCTTATCTGAAACGCAGTCGCCTTCAAGAGGCTGAGATTATTCAATCAGGTGCCTTTGTTGAGCGGGTTATCACCCACCTTCATCCAGACAATATTGATGAAATGTTGCGAGGCTACTATTTGGAACGTAAGGTTATCAACGAGTACGAGCAGGCTGAACTTATCTCTAGCCGTTATGCCAAGCAGCTTCGTAAGGAAGTCAATACTTTGGAGGATTACTCTCTCAAAGAAACTAGCAACACGTTAACCTATGATATGATTAATCTGGCTCGAGGTCGGGCTTAA
- a CDS encoding tRNA (mnm(5)s(2)U34)-methyltransferase produces MIKRPIHLSHDFLAQVLDDESVVVDATMGNGNDTAFLAGLAKKVYAFDVQEQALEKTRQRLSDLEIENAELILDGHENLDRYVTEPIRAAIFNLGYLPSADKSVITKPHTTLEAIEKILDRLEVGGRLAIMIYYGHDGGDMEKDAVLEYVIGLDQRDFTAMLYQPLNQINTPPFLVMLEKLQ; encoded by the coding sequence ATGATTAAACGACCAATTCATCTATCTCATGACTTTCTAGCTCAAGTGCTGGACGATGAGAGTGTAGTTGTCGATGCAACCATGGGAAACGGCAATGACACAGCCTTTCTGGCTGGTCTTGCCAAGAAGGTTTATGCCTTTGACGTGCAGGAGCAGGCGCTCGAAAAGACTCGTCAACGCTTGTCAGATTTGGAAATTGAAAATGCGGAACTCATTTTAGACGGTCACGAAAATCTGGACCGTTATGTCACGGAACCTATTCGTGCAGCTATTTTCAATCTGGGTTATCTGCCATCTGCAGATAAGAGTGTTATTACCAAACCCCACACGACCCTTGAGGCCATTGAGAAAATTCTTGACCGTCTAGAGGTGGGTGGTCGTTTAGCTATTATGATTTACTATGGTCATGATGGTGGCGATATGGAGAAGGATGCTGTGCTTGAGTACGTTATCGGTTTGGACCAGCGTGATTTTACAGCTATGCTTTACCAACCCCTTAATCAAATTAATACCCCACCATTTTTGGTGATGTTGGAGAAATTACAATGA
- a CDS encoding TIGR01212 family radical SAM protein (This family includes YhcC from E. coli K-12, an uncharacterized radical SAM protein.) produces MKKRYRTVNDYYREIFGEKIFKLPIDAGFDCPNRDGTVAHGGCTFCTVSGSGDAIVAPEAPIREQFYHEIDFMHRKWPEVQKYLVYFQNFTNTHASLEVIKERYEQAINEPGVVGINIGTRPDCLPDDVIDYLAELTERMHVTVELGLQTTYEETSELINRAHSYDLYVETVKRVRERAPKAEIVSHLINGLPGETHEMMVENVRRCVTDNDIQGIKLHLLHLMTNTRMQRDYHEGRLKLLSQEEYVSIICDQLEIIPKDIVIHRITGDAPRDMLIGPMWSLNKWEVLNAIDKEMERRDSWQGCKVANEKEEKA; encoded by the coding sequence ATGAAAAAACGTTATAGAACAGTCAATGATTACTATCGTGAAATTTTTGGCGAAAAGATTTTCAAACTACCAATTGATGCGGGTTTTGATTGTCCCAATCGTGATGGCACAGTGGCCCACGGTGGCTGTACCTTTTGTACGGTATCGGGGTCTGGGGATGCTATTGTAGCACCTGAGGCACCGATTCGTGAGCAGTTTTACCATGAGATTGACTTCATGCACCGCAAGTGGCCAGAAGTTCAGAAATATCTGGTTTATTTTCAAAACTTTACCAATACCCACGCGTCGCTTGAAGTTATCAAGGAACGCTACGAACAGGCTATCAATGAGCCTGGTGTTGTTGGCATCAATATCGGTACCCGCCCGGACTGTTTGCCAGACGATGTGATTGATTATCTGGCAGAACTCACAGAACGTATGCATGTGACCGTTGAACTTGGCTTGCAAACGACTTATGAAGAAACGTCAGAACTCATTAACCGAGCACACAGCTATGATCTCTATGTGGAGACGGTTAAGCGTGTGCGTGAGCGTGCGCCAAAGGCTGAGATTGTATCGCATCTGATTAATGGGCTACCAGGGGAAACCCACGAGATGATGGTGGAAAATGTTCGACGTTGTGTGACGGACAATGACATTCAGGGAATTAAACTCCACCTCCTCCATCTGATGACCAATACGCGTATGCAAAGAGACTACCACGAGGGGCGTCTTAAATTGCTGAGTCAGGAAGAGTATGTGTCCATCATCTGTGACCAGTTGGAAATCATCCCTAAGGATATCGTCATTCATCGAATTACTGGTGATGCGCCGAGAGATATGTTGATAGGTCCTATGTGGAGTCTCAACAAATGGGAAGTCCTCAATGCCATTGACAAAGAGATGGAACGTCGTGACTCATGGCAAGGGTGCAAAGTAGCTAACGAGAAGGAGGAAAAAGCATGA